Proteins encoded within one genomic window of Bombina bombina isolate aBomBom1 chromosome 1, aBomBom1.pri, whole genome shotgun sequence:
- the LOC128645458 gene encoding ATP synthase F(0) complex subunit C3, mitochondrial, producing the protein MYACAKFVSTPSLIRAGSRVMCRPISALSRPEVRTGEGNATLLSGSQNTFNQVALREFQTSAISRDIDTAAKFIGAGAATVGVAGSGAGIGTVFGSLIIGYARNPSLKQQLFSYAILGFALSEAMGLFCLMVAFLILFAM; encoded by the exons ATGTACGCCTGTGCAAAATTTGTTTCCACTCCTTCTCTG ATCCGTGCTGGGTCCAGAGTTATGTGTAGACCAATCTCAGCGTTGTCTCGGCCAGAGGTCAGAACTGGAGAG GGAAACGCCACACTTCTCAGTGGGTCTCAAAACACCTTCAACCAGGTTGCACTAAGGGAATTCCAGACCAGCGCAATCAGCAGGGATATTGACACTGCTGCCAAGTTCATTGGTGCTGGTGCTGCCACAGTCGGTGTGGCTGGCTCTGGAGCTGGCATCGGAACAGTTTTTGGCAGCCTCATCATTGGTTATGCCag AAATCCTTCCCTGAAGCAGCAGTTGTTCTCATATGCTATCCTTGGCTTTGCCCTGTCTGAAGCCATGGGTCTGTTTTGTTTGATGGTTGCTTTCCTGATCTTATTCGCTATGTAA